In the genome of Actinomycetota bacterium, one region contains:
- a CDS encoding NAD(P)H-dependent glycerol-3-phosphate dehydrogenase — protein MRVTVLGAGSWGTTVATIASKRNPTTLWARSEDLAREINDKHRNSRYLDGFDLPESLGATSDLEEAVADADVLVVGIPSHGFREVLEQAAPHIRPWVPVVSLTKGFERGSLLRMTEIIKDVLPGRPAAALTGPNIAKEIMAGYAAASVVATDDLSVAAALQGVLRRGLFRIYTHHDVIGCEVGGALKNVVAIAAGIAEGLGVGDNTRAMVITRGLAELTRLGLAMGGEPQTFAGLAGMGDLMVTCISKHSRNRFVGEQLGKGRPLDEILGEMTMVAEGVKTASLVMELAERHGGVELPICSRIEGVVTGRLNVLSAYEGLMRSAPGHEAEPG, from the coding sequence ATGAGGGTCACGGTGCTGGGAGCGGGATCGTGGGGCACGACCGTCGCGACCATCGCCAGCAAGCGGAACCCGACGACGCTGTGGGCGCGGAGCGAGGACCTCGCTCGGGAGATCAACGACAAGCACCGGAACTCGCGGTACCTCGACGGGTTCGACCTGCCCGAATCGCTCGGGGCCACCAGCGACCTGGAGGAGGCGGTGGCCGACGCCGACGTCCTGGTGGTGGGCATCCCCTCCCACGGCTTCCGCGAGGTGCTGGAGCAGGCCGCGCCACACATCCGCCCGTGGGTCCCCGTGGTCAGCCTGACCAAGGGATTCGAGCGCGGATCGCTCCTGCGGATGACCGAGATCATCAAGGACGTCCTCCCGGGGCGGCCCGCGGCCGCCCTGACGGGACCCAACATCGCCAAGGAGATCATGGCCGGGTACGCGGCGGCGAGCGTGGTCGCGACCGACGACCTGTCGGTGGCGGCGGCCCTCCAGGGCGTGCTGCGACGGGGCCTGTTCCGCATCTACACGCACCACGACGTGATCGGCTGTGAGGTCGGTGGGGCCCTGAAGAACGTGGTCGCCATCGCTGCCGGCATCGCCGAGGGCTTGGGGGTCGGCGACAACACCAGGGCCATGGTCATCACCCGGGGCCTGGCCGAGCTGACCCGGCTCGGCCTCGCCATGGGAGGCGAGCCGCAGACCTTCGCCGGCCTGGCCGGCATGGGCGACCTCATGGTGACCTGCATCAGCAAGCACAGCCGGAACCGCTTCGTGGGCGAGCAGCTGGGCAAGGGGCGCCCCCTCGACGAGATCCTGGGCGAGATGACCATGGTGGCCGAGGGCGTGAAGACCGCGTCCCTGGTCATGGAGCTGGCCGAGAGGCACGGCGGCGTTGAGCTGCCGATCTGTTCCCGGATCGAGGGCGTGGTGACCGGCCGCCTCAACGTGCTGTCCGCCTACGAGGGGCTGATGCGGTCGGCCCCGGGCCACGAGGCCGAGCCCGGCTAG